From a single Lolium rigidum isolate FL_2022 chromosome 7, APGP_CSIRO_Lrig_0.1, whole genome shotgun sequence genomic region:
- the LOC124671892 gene encoding cell number regulator 2-like: protein MSSLNSDSWTTGLCGCFDDAGSCCLTFFCPCVAFGRIAEIADQGATSCCVSGTLYLALATLIGLSPLYSCCYRSRLRAQYGLKEKPCPDCCVHWFCEPCALCQEYRELQHRGFDMSIGWHANMVRMGKGAPTVAPHINPGMTR, encoded by the exons ATGTCGAGCCTCAACAGCGACTCGTGGACCACCGGCCTCTGCGGCTGCTTCGACGACGCCGGCAGCT GCTGCCTGACCTTCTTCTGCCCGTGCGTGGCCTTCGGGAGGATCGCCGAGATCGCCGACCAGGGAGCCACAT CGTGCTGTGTGAGCGGGACGCTGTACCTGGCGCTGGCCACGCTGATCGGGTTGAGCCCCCTCTACTCTTGCTGCTACCGCTCCAGACTGCGCGCCCAATACGGCCTCAAGGAGAAGCCCTGCCCCGACTGCTGCGTCCACTGGTTCTGCGAGCCATGCGCGCTCTGCCAGGAGTACCGCGAGCTCCAGCACCGCGGCTTCGACATGTCCATCG GGTGGCACGCCAACATGGTGAGGATGGGGAAGGGCGCTCCCACCGTCGCGCCTCACATCAACCCGGGGATGACTCGTTAA
- the LOC124671893 gene encoding cell number regulator 2-like translates to MSSLNSDSWTTGLLGCCDDAGSCCLTFFCPCVAFGRIAEIVDQGATSCCVSGTLYLALASLTGMGCLYSCCYRSRLRGHYGLKEKPCADCCVHWFCEPCALCQEYRELQHRGFDMSIGWHANMVRMGKGAPTVAPHINPGMTR, encoded by the exons ATGTCGAGCCTCAACAGCGACTCGTGGACCACCGGCCTCTTGGGCTGCTGCGATGACGCCGGCAGCT GCTGCCTGACCTTCTTCTGCCCGTGCGTCGCCTTCGGGAGGATCGCCGAGATCGTCGACCAGGGAGCCACAT CTTGCTGCGTGAGCGGGACGCTATACCTGGCGCTGGCCTCGTTGACCGGGATGGGCTGCCTCTACTCCTGCTGCTACCGCTCCAGGCTGCGCGGCCACTACGGCCTCAAGGAGAAGCCATGCGCCGACTGCTGCGTCCACTGGTTCTGCGAGCCATGCGCGCTCTGCCAGGAGTACCGCGAGCTCCAGCACCGCGGCTTCGACATGTCCATCG GGTGGCACGCCAACATGGTGAGGATGGGGAAGGGCGCTCCCACCGTCGCGCCTCACATCAACCCGGGGATGACTCGTTAG
- the LOC124671894 gene encoding cell number regulator 2-like: MSSLNSNSWTTGLLGCCDDAGSCCLTLFCPCVAFGRIAEIVDQGATSCCVSGTLYLALASLTGMGCLYSCCFRSRLRGHYGLKEKPCADCCVHWFCEPCALCQEYRELQHRGFDMSIGWHANMVRMGKGAPTVAPHINPGMTR, from the exons ATGTCGAGCCTCAACAGCAACTCGTGGACCACCGGCCTCTTGGGCTGCTGCGACGACGCCGGCAGCT GCTGCCTGACGCTCTTCTGCCCGTGCGTTGCCTTCGGGAGGATCGCCGAGATCGTCGACCAGGGAGCCACAT CGTGCTGCGTGAGCGGGACGCTATACCTGGCGCTGGCCTCGTTGACCGGGATGGGCTGCCTCTACTCCTGCTGCTTCCGCTCCAGGCTGCGCGGCCACTACGGCCTCAAGGAGAAGCCCTGCGCCGACTGCTGCGTGCACTGGTTCTGCGAGCCATGCGCGCTCTGCCAGGAGTACCGCGAGCTCCAGCACCGCGGCTTCGACATGTCCATCG GGTGGCACGCCAACATGGTGAGGATGGGGAAGGGCGCTCCCACCGTCGCGCCTCACATCAACCCGGGGATGACTCGTTAG